A single genomic interval of Arthrobacter methylotrophus harbors:
- a CDS encoding flavin reductase family protein — MTATMIDRPTAVIQDVCAANAKQAFGHFPSGVVAVGAMLDGSPAGFAASSFTTVSWEPALVSICVQRNSKTWAALSGQDRIGISVLSERQGELAFQLSSRNRDRFAGLDWEPSDQGALFIGGAVAWMDCSVYQEIPAGDHSIVIFKVHGLGTAEESPLVYHRQTVRKMVTA, encoded by the coding sequence ATGACTGCCACCATGATTGATCGTCCGACCGCTGTCATCCAGGACGTCTGTGCAGCCAACGCCAAGCAGGCCTTCGGACACTTTCCCAGCGGAGTTGTCGCCGTCGGTGCGATGCTTGACGGGTCGCCCGCAGGCTTCGCGGCGTCCTCATTCACCACAGTTTCCTGGGAACCGGCCCTCGTGTCGATTTGCGTCCAGCGCAATAGCAAGACCTGGGCTGCGCTGAGCGGACAAGACCGTATAGGTATTTCTGTGCTGTCCGAACGCCAGGGCGAACTCGCGTTCCAGCTCTCCTCCCGTAACCGCGACCGCTTTGCCGGCCTTGATTGGGAGCCAAGCGACCAAGGCGCGCTGTTTATCGGTGGTGCGGTGGCGTGGATGGACTGTTCTGTCTATCAGGAAATCCCCGCGGGGGACCACTCGATCGTCATCTTCAAAGTCCACGGACTGGGTACGGCCGAGGAGAGTCCCCTGGTCTACCACCGCCAGACCGTCCGCAAGATGGTCACGGCCTAA
- a CDS encoding aldehyde dehydrogenase family protein translates to MESYDALLASITPTTGETRTILDPATGTAVGEAPVHTVADLEAAIAAAAAAQPAWAALGHDARSAALMRAADAVERSAEELARLLSREQGKPLNGPNARFEVGACAAWLRAAAATPLEAETVVDDGETRAELHYRPIGVVGAIGPWNWPMMITVWQIAPALRMGNAVVVKPSEYTPLSVLALAAIINEELPEGLLTVVSGGREVGARLAEHPSIGKVMFTGSTATGKAIIRSSADTVKRLTLELGGNDAGIVLPDADPKAIAEGLFWGAFINTGQTCAALKRLYVHDSLYEAVCTELTKVAAAMPMGNGLDEANVLGPLQNRQQFDIVTRLVDAARESGATILLGGNPETGQPGNFYPTTLVADIDNNNPLVAEEQFGPALPIIRYNTIDDAIAKANALDVGLGASVWSSNLDEARNVAARLQAGTVWINKHGAVDPRIPFGGAKQSGYGLEFGVEGLKALGVPQIING, encoded by the coding sequence TTGGAAAGCTACGACGCCCTCCTGGCTTCAATCACCCCGACCACCGGAGAAACCCGGACCATCCTCGATCCCGCCACGGGCACCGCCGTCGGCGAGGCCCCAGTCCACACCGTTGCGGACCTCGAGGCCGCGATCGCTGCCGCCGCTGCCGCCCAGCCCGCGTGGGCTGCGCTGGGCCACGACGCCCGGTCCGCCGCGCTCATGAGGGCCGCCGACGCCGTCGAACGCTCCGCCGAAGAACTCGCCCGGCTGCTCTCCCGCGAGCAGGGCAAGCCGCTGAACGGCCCCAACGCCCGTTTCGAAGTCGGTGCCTGCGCCGCGTGGCTGCGCGCCGCCGCCGCCACGCCGCTGGAGGCGGAAACCGTGGTGGACGACGGCGAAACCCGCGCCGAACTGCACTACCGGCCCATCGGCGTCGTGGGCGCGATCGGTCCCTGGAACTGGCCCATGATGATCACCGTCTGGCAGATCGCCCCCGCCCTGCGCATGGGCAACGCCGTGGTGGTCAAACCCTCCGAATACACCCCGCTGTCCGTCCTCGCACTGGCCGCGATCATCAACGAGGAACTTCCTGAAGGCCTGCTCACGGTGGTCTCCGGCGGGCGCGAGGTCGGCGCCCGCCTGGCCGAACACCCCTCCATCGGCAAGGTCATGTTCACCGGCTCCACCGCCACCGGCAAAGCGATCATCCGCTCCTCGGCGGACACGGTCAAACGCCTCACCCTCGAGCTCGGCGGCAACGACGCCGGCATCGTCCTGCCCGACGCCGACCCGAAAGCGATCGCCGAAGGCCTCTTCTGGGGCGCGTTCATCAACACCGGCCAGACCTGCGCGGCACTCAAGCGCCTCTACGTCCACGACTCGCTCTATGAAGCCGTGTGCACCGAACTCACCAAGGTTGCCGCGGCAATGCCCATGGGCAACGGACTGGATGAGGCCAACGTGCTCGGCCCGCTGCAGAACCGGCAACAGTTCGACATCGTCACAAGGCTTGTGGACGCAGCCCGCGAATCCGGCGCCACAATCCTGCTCGGCGGAAACCCCGAGACCGGCCAACCCGGCAACTTCTACCCCACCACCCTCGTGGCCGACATCGACAACAACAACCCCCTCGTAGCCGAGGAACAGTTCGGCCCCGCCCTGCCCATCATCCGCTACAACACAATCGATGACGCGATCGCCAAAGCGAACGCGCTCGACGTCGGACTCGGCGCCTCCGTCTGGTCCTCCAACCTCGACGAGGCCCGGAACGTCGCCGCCCGCCTGCAAGCCGGAACCGTGTGGATCAACAAGCACGGCGCAGTGGACCCCCGCATCCCGTTCGGCGGCGCGAAGCAATCCGGCTACGGCCTCGAATTCGGCGTCGAAGGCCTCAAAGCCCTCGGCGTGCCGCAGATCATCAACGGCTAG
- a CDS encoding NAD(P)-dependent oxidoreductase: protein MKIAVYGATGMVGSQIVNESLTRGHEVTAISRRGSEVAGAKALAADLGDGQSFAEIANEHDAVILATGPSRTGGDHGEWLAAMDTAYSNAEGTRLMIVGGAGTLEIDGVRLLDSPDFPEAYKAEATTAAAAFAAVKEAPETLDWTVLAPAPIIQPGERTGNYSTAQDSPAGNSISTQDYAVAMLDEIETPAHRRARFTAAN, encoded by the coding sequence ATGAAAATCGCAGTTTACGGCGCAACAGGCATGGTCGGAAGCCAGATCGTTAACGAATCCCTCACCCGCGGCCACGAGGTTACGGCCATCTCCCGCAGGGGCTCAGAGGTTGCTGGAGCGAAGGCCCTCGCCGCCGATCTCGGTGATGGTCAGAGCTTCGCGGAGATCGCCAATGAGCACGACGCCGTTATTCTCGCCACCGGGCCGAGCCGCACCGGGGGAGACCACGGAGAATGGCTTGCAGCGATGGATACCGCTTACAGCAACGCGGAAGGTACGCGCCTGATGATCGTCGGCGGCGCAGGCACCCTGGAGATCGACGGCGTTCGCCTCCTCGATTCACCTGATTTTCCGGAGGCCTACAAGGCCGAAGCCACCACCGCGGCCGCAGCCTTCGCCGCCGTCAAGGAAGCTCCCGAGACCCTGGACTGGACCGTCCTGGCGCCGGCACCCATCATCCAACCCGGTGAGCGCACGGGGAACTACTCTACCGCCCAGGATTCCCCCGCGGGCAACAGCATTTCCACTCAGGACTACGCCGTCGCCATGCTGGATGAAATCGAAACTCCGGCCCACCGCCGCGCCCGTTTCACCGCAGCAAACTAA